From the SAR202 cluster bacterium genome, one window contains:
- the moaA gene encoding GTP 3',8-cyclase MoaA, with protein sequence MIKDIFNRPIKDLRISVTDRCNFRCPYCMPAEIYGERYKFLPKDQVLSFEQIERIAKVFAELGVSKIRLTGGEPLLRKDLDLLVKKLIQIPGIEDLALTTNGYLLSRYAEKLHKAGLKRITISIDTIDEDLFKEMNGVNAELTTVLEGLDLVEKLGFNPIKINTVVQKGKNDKNLIDLAEYIKAKGHILRFIEYMDVGNLNGWDKSHVVPSATVAKMLDEKFGITPLEKQYINEVANRWKYNDDSAEVGFISSVSDPFCGNCSRIRLSTDGKLYTCLFSDLGFDIKPALDFDDEEQLKNKIVQIWGNRTDQYSQKRFDTKRKKPTKKIEMYAIGG encoded by the coding sequence ATGATAAAAGACATATTTAATAGACCAATTAAGGATTTAAGAATTTCAGTTACAGATCGTTGTAATTTTCGATGTCCATATTGTATGCCAGCTGAGATATATGGTGAACGATATAAGTTTTTACCGAAAGATCAAGTTTTATCTTTTGAACAAATAGAAAGAATTGCTAAAGTTTTTGCCGAATTGGGTGTTTCTAAGATAAGACTCACTGGAGGAGAACCTCTATTAAGAAAAGATCTTGATTTGTTAGTAAAGAAGCTGATTCAAATACCAGGAATAGAAGACTTGGCACTTACTACTAATGGATATTTGTTGTCTAGATATGCCGAAAAACTCCATAAAGCTGGATTGAAAAGGATTACAATTAGCATCGATACAATTGATGAAGATTTGTTTAAAGAAATGAATGGTGTTAATGCTGAATTAACAACTGTACTTGAAGGATTGGATCTTGTAGAAAAACTAGGATTTAATCCAATAAAAATTAATACAGTTGTTCAAAAAGGAAAGAACGATAAAAATCTGATAGATCTTGCAGAATATATCAAGGCTAAAGGCCATATATTGAGGTTTATTGAATATATGGATGTAGGTAATTTAAATGGGTGGGATAAGTCGCATGTTGTGCCCTCTGCAACAGTTGCTAAAATGTTAGATGAAAAATTTGGGATTACTCCTTTAGAAAAGCAATATATCAATGAGGTAGCCAATAGGTGGAAATATAATGATGATTCTGCAGAGGTAGGGTTTATATCTTCTGTTAGTGATCCGTTTTGTGGGAATTGTTCCAGGATTAGATTATCAACTGATGGGAAATTGTATACGTGTCTTTTTTCTGATCTAGGTTTTGATATTAAACCAGCGTTAGATTTTGATGATGAAGAACAGTTAAAAAATAAAATAGTCCAAATATGGGGAAATAGAACTGATCAATACTCACAAAAACGATTTGATACAAAAAGAAAGAAACCAACTAAAAAAATTGAAATGTATGCGATTGGTGGATAA
- the moaC gene encoding cyclic pyranopterin monophosphate synthase MoaC yields the protein MIKVYTDGSCLGNPGPGGWGAVIIFPNGEEMELSGSEEDTTNNRMELRSVIEALHFIEPGSIIELFSDSLYVINTITKGWKKKANISLWNELEKVIQKHSNISWNWVKGHSGDFYNEKVNDLAQGKAEMVKKNKLSHISEEGKVQMVDVGQKSDTERIAFAKGFVKVSQQIISQVLNANNPKGDVLSVSRIAGIMAAKRTPELIPLCHQIDLNHVDITIEIDEDNNRFVIEAMAKSNSKTGVEMESLVAVSITALTIYDMTKSIDHDSLISDIQLVSKKGGKSGNIIRETSF from the coding sequence ATGATAAAAGTATATACAGATGGTTCGTGTTTAGGTAATCCCGGTCCAGGTGGATGGGGCGCGGTCATAATATTTCCTAATGGAGAAGAAATGGAGTTGTCTGGATCAGAGGAAGATACTACTAATAATCGCATGGAATTAAGGTCTGTAATTGAAGCTTTACATTTCATTGAACCTGGTTCAATTATTGAACTGTTCTCTGATAGTTTGTATGTAATAAATACAATTACAAAAGGGTGGAAAAAAAAGGCTAATATATCGCTTTGGAATGAATTAGAAAAGGTTATACAAAAACACAGTAATATTTCTTGGAATTGGGTTAAAGGGCATAGCGGTGATTTTTATAATGAAAAAGTTAATGATTTAGCTCAAGGGAAGGCTGAAATGGTAAAAAAAAATAAACTTTCTCACATTAGTGAAGAAGGCAAAGTGCAAATGGTAGACGTAGGTCAGAAAAGCGACACAGAACGTATAGCTTTTGCTAAAGGATTTGTTAAAGTAAGTCAACAAATTATTTCGCAAGTTCTTAATGCGAATAACCCTAAAGGCGACGTTTTGAGTGTGTCTCGAATTGCAGGAATTATGGCAGCAAAAAGAACTCCTGAATTAATTCCTTTATGTCACCAAATTGATTTAAACCATGTAGATATTACAATAGAAATTGACGAGGATAACAATCGATTTGTAATTGAAGCAATGGCAAAAAGTAATTCCAAAACAGGCGTAGAAATGGAATCTTTGGTTGCAGTTAGTATAACCGCATTAACAATATACGACATGACCAAATCTATAGATCACGATTCACTTATCAGTGATATTCAGCTAGTAAGTAAAAAAGGCGGAAAATCCGGAAATATCATTAGGGAAACTAGTTTCTAA